A region of the Elaeis guineensis isolate ETL-2024a unplaced genomic scaffold, EG11 Super_Scaffold_1000033, whole genome shotgun sequence genome:
aaactaggataaaagaaagagaaaagaggccccaacaaccaacctttggttattggtaagaaagaagggatagatGCAACCAAACCTCACACCTCCCCTTGGTGCTATGCCTCTCTTTTTCTCCAATATTTTCACGCATGTCTCCTCTTgttttggcatccaaaatctgatcACAATCAGTCTTGTTGCCACCCCACTtgatcccatgtttaaataggaattGGAGATAAGGTTTTAGGTGAGAGATAAGAGTCCATATATCATAGGACTCTTGCATTGTGATGCCACCCACCCTTTTCCTTATGCGCCAATATTTCTCACGAAGAAAGGGTTGGCATGAACTCCTTTCATGCACAAAAAGTTCTGGTTTAACACCTCTTAAAACCCTTTTAAAAGGTGTCCCATTAGAACTTGGGTGAAACTAGATATTGACTAGGACAAACCTTATCAATAGGTTTCAATTTGAATCTCATTCAAACTCAAAACCAACCTAATCACCAACACATGGTGTGGACTGATTTTAGCGTGAAATATTTCATGCTAAAACAGCAAGGAAAGGGGCGACATCTTTCTTTGGATGTGGGGCTTAGGTTGGCTCATGAGAGGAGGGAGAGTCCTAATCtatttggactctttcttggtgcttgagtcaaactcaatttaattctaatctaattaagatttagtgtacccatgaagaagaaaatttttagtccaaataaaaactcAAATACTCTTtgttagatcttaatctaatgagAAATTAAGTTAaactcaaattctaatcaaacaaGAAGTTATTCTCTcatacaatttggttatctcataacccaattaggcttgatcaaatcaaaccaatgtcaagtcaaattgaatctaaatcaattagacttgatgcaagctccattgctcaatcaaattgagccaattagcaatctaattgctaattaatccttctataactcactaactctttagcaagttacttaattataatttttgtattagattaatcatcaatcaaattgataattaaattctgtcACGATTCATAATGGTaattcaaccatccgatcagtcaaaagcttctttgtgtatgatcccataggttctattttgtctggtagtgagatatattggaatccctatcacaatatcatcaaaactcctttcaatgggttggaaccattccaactctgcctatcaaagatcatcgatcatgagATTATGCTCATGGatctcataatccaccaatgacatctagtagtatgtagtggcaatccaggaGAATAAaatgtgatgaacctctaggtgtagttaacatatgataagtccctctatcgtgagtcccgaccagatagcaagtcatggataaatcatcaaacctcattatcagtcatatgatagattcaattagctcgagttcgTATATGattcttatggaaactctttttcattaatcacactgctatagccatagacttaaggactcagcttcttaaatcccatagaactactctcttctgttaggatcgatagatttcatctaggtacaCATCCTATCCTAtaatggatcaactgtcaccaacatccactataaggactcattgagtcaatatttatgtgtagtcaaactccagcagtccactgtgagtagctgtagcactgcaggtcaaagaaccagtcatactactgtagcatcgagaaagtcactaacgaatgagcaggcatccatgtgacttcttatgttagtcatgctcagtgctagttattctctaacaatcatctgtaCTTTCGCTtcagtgtcactacactgcagactcgagactcatctgtccaaaggaagcgatccgtacactggtctatctagatcaatcatcatatccatgatgatcctatgaccaagagtaatttaaaaattaatcatcaatgacacatgtttcaaattcttaactttttgagaatatgtgtcatcatcttgttaatctcttggatgatcatggacacataaaacatgaataataatataagtactttttaagtacaaaatcatatcctaaaaatatgatatatatcagataagattggcttctaagacatacatccaacagaGGGAGGAATGGAGAAGCTATGGCGAGGAATGGGAGATGCATCCCTTCGCCGTGCAATAGACAACCAAAAAAAACTAAAGGGATCAAAGGCATTCACTTGAACTTTaggaaaaactaaaaaaaaaaaagaaccgacATGTGACGACTATCATCTGACATTTGGTGGCCTGGGAAAGCTATGGACTCTCCTTTAATATAGTGTATAGATATTGTAAGAAGTTAAATTAAGTCAAAATTCTATCATTTGGATCATGAAACATGCTAATCAAATTGAAAGTTTTTTTTTAGGAAATAATTTGACCAAGCGTATTTCCTGATATGTGAAGAATTGGGTGGGGCAATGAAAAttctatttttgaattttttatcttttttctaaatttttttttaaaaatttgagttgaatgggttgaaggaattcttccttccCCTGCTTGGATATGACATACACCACAATATTATCAAAAATGACTCCCATAACCAAATTTCGACGCTCTAGGGTAATTCAATCATGCATGCATTCACTAATCTTATGTTTGATTGCAGTCGTgagagggtttttgataagactAGAAGGTTGAATGGCCCTATCCACTATTTGATTCAAAAAATCTTAGAAATTATGGATAAGAAGGGATTGCCTATAAATTTGCATGCTCCCATCTAGGAGGAAGCAAGGAAGGAAGGATGGAGCACATTAAAAATAGATTTCTACATtaacaaaattaatatttttttaaattataaattaattggtTATATGaaataatctataaataaattaattcatatatacttaatttatgaaattattaaattaaattaaattaaattaaaaattaatatttatataatatttatataattataaattataaagaatataagtttatatattgtcttattttttgagaataaataattttataaataataatattagtaatttttatcaaaagataGTTAAGTAAAagtatcatataaatatcatccatATTTTCATTCGCTCCTCCTCTACTGGATTGAAGAGGAAACAATTTCTATTCATCCTTTTATATTTTACTAAATATATAAGAGGATGGACAGGAGATTCATTTGTCCTCTCCTTCATCCATCCTCTTGTTGGATGTGCATCTATAAAAAGGCGGCTAATGAGTACATAGGTTGACAAATTGGGGCATCATTTCcaaatgtatttattttttgtattctCATCTCCTCATCTTagcagagagagagggggggggagaTTCCAAATTTAAAATCCTGCTATCAAGATGGCACAAGGTTAACCTGTCTAGAGAGGATTGGGATAATAACTATAAATTTATGTAATTTGTAAAGTCCTGATTAAAACACAATAGAACGTGCAAGCGCCATGccgacatgaaaaatttttgatatctTAATGGAACGTGGCAGCCCACTTATTCTTTCGAATCCATCCTATACACTTGGCTGCTAGAAAAAGCATCACTGATGTTGATGTTAGGGGAAGATGTATATCAAGCGAAGACAGAAGACATACATAGTTGTCCGCATAAAAACTTGCGCAGCTTACCTATCGCAAAATACCATTTGGAAATGAACAATTGATACCATTGTGCTGTCACCAAATCTCCCGAGATCTTATCTACGCGTCCTTGTCACGGACAGTCGCCTCAATAAATCCTAAAAGAAGGGCAATGTAATAATTTTCCCtctccaagtttttttttttttttttttggtaccggCGGGTGATCACACACCCGTCTCTTTTTGAAAGGCCGTTACTTTAATGGCCGGTAGCCGGCCATACGCCACCTGCTGACCATCAGGTGctgaccccccccccccccccccccccggcccCTCCCCATCTCTCTCCCcggcaaagaagaagaagagatgagCTTCCAAGATCTCGAGGGGGCCTCCAAGCCCTCCATGGCTCCCAAGACTGGTATCTCGGCCGTGGCCGCCGGAATATTCCAGCTCAACACTGCAGTCGCCGGATTCCGGCGTCTCGTCGACGCCATCGGAACCTCCAAGAACACATCGGAGCACCGCCAAGCCCtgtatactctctctctctctctctctgctttcATGTCCTCCATTTTCTTAACATATCGACGTTCGCCGACGGTTTTCTGTGATTCAATGCAGGCAAGACGCGAGGAGGCGAATTGGGCAGTTGGTGAAGGAGACCTCTACCAAGCTCAAATCCCTCACCGATGCCAACCGCGACGAAAATGTTATTATATAATTAGAATTCTTGCTCCTGCTGTTAGTAATTTTCCTTTGAATTGATATGAATTGTGGGTTAATGGCAGCCAAGCAAGAGGGCAGAGGAGGCGAAGCTGGCGAGAGATTTCCAGGCAGCGATTCATGACTTCCAGAAGGCCCAGAAGCTTGCGGAAGACCGGGAGGCAGCCTACGCCCCTTCCCCTTCTCGGTGTCCTTTGCCCACGAGGtatctttctctttcttcatgaCTTTTTGATTCTTCTGAAAATTTTATCTGTTGTCATTTGAGTTCACTTGGAGGAGTAGTAGTTGATTTGATGGATTTGGATTTGATAGCTCAGGAGCAGAAGAGAATGTGAAAGAGGATGGAGATGAAGAGGGCCGGCTACTTCTTTGGGAGCAGAAGAGGTGAGCCTTTTGACTGTTTGGTGTTTGGTTAATCGATATCGTAGAGCAGTGGAATGACTTGTTGGTCCATGAGTTGCGAAATTGATAAGCAtttactattttttctttctttgaaaaTTTATGGAATGTAAAGCAGCAGCTAAAAATGAAATAGATACTCTTGAGAGCATGAAACATTGGATTGCTTGTGATTCCGTTATGAGAACTGATGTAGCAAGCATTTTCTCACTGCCTGAACAAATTTTTCTACTGAGTATAGTATGAGGCTTTTAAATTGGGCTGTATCTCTGTCAGATATCCTGTACACGAGGTAGAGATTTCCTCCAGTATAATGGATTTTCAGTTCCGCCATATTTACAGTTCTGCATTCCAAGAGTTGTGCACATGCAATGCATGTGAGCGATGCTGTGGATGGCTGTGATCCTAGTTGAGCTAACCAACTGTAAAAGAATGTAAAAAATGCTGGAACTATGATCCACAAAAGAGGCTCGGACTCTTGATTCTTGAGAAGAATAATTTGGGATTACATAAAGGTGGAGTCATGCTTAGGGTGGAATTGTACCCTGGGCTACGAAAAGATTCACAGTACCCCGACAATCTTGGGACATTGCAGGACCAACAGAAAATCTGTCCCTCTTACTTGTCCCTTCCTATCGCCTCTTGTACTTGACCATATAGAAGACCATATTCTTCATATATGCACAGATGCTGTGTAGATAACATAGTAGAGTATTTTGAGCCCCAAACAGATCTCCaataactcttgaatatgttgTTTTGAGTTATTTATCTCTTTGTTACAGCGTGCTGAGGTGTAAACATAGCATAGAACTTTTAGAAGGTTCATAAGCAATTTACACATGATTTTAGCTTGTACATTAAATATTTCTAGAAGCTTTCTGACTGCTGGTTTCTTAAATGGAGGTGATCCTCTTAATGAATGTTCTTGGGGCATTCATTCACATTTCCCATTTACATATCTCTTTTACAGTTACTTTTTTGATAGTTGTCTAACTTCTATTTGTTTTTTCCCCTATGAGTGTAACCACTCTTGGTTAATTTCACTTGATGCATGCCCATTTGCCCAAGAGGAAGCAAATGACACCAATATAGAAAGAACACGAGATCAAAAGAAAAACATTTTGCTATTTGAAATGATTTTTAAAAACTTTAATTTGGAACAAGATTTTTAAATCTCACTCCTAGATCACGGTACTGGTTAGGAACCAACTTGGGATGGTACCATACTGATCCTTATGATGGATTTATGTCCTGGTAATTCACTGGGGcaccattttttttattttgtttatcaTTTTGGTTATTTCTAATAGTTGTTTAAGGTTTTTAAAGGGTGATttgtattataatttaaaattaggaCAGTCTTTTGAGGTAATAGGTTTCTTATGGTTCCATTAAAACTATCATGTTTCTTTTGACCATTTGCTTTGCAAGTTAGGGgaggaaaaaaagaagggaagaaagagaggaagaaggtagAGAGCAGGCATATCCAGCTTCTATTACTCATATTTGTCCTATCCAATTCAGATTAAAATGTAGCAGTATCCTCTTGTTGTCTTCCAGCTCATTTTTTGTTTGTTTCCATATTTTGTGAAGTCAAAAAGGAATAGTATCGGTTCCATTGTTCCAGATATTACCTCAATAATGTTGCTTAGTTCCAAACGATGGCATAAAGAAATCCTAAGAGCCTTTAGACAATCATTAGGAACaacaaataatggaaaaaaaagaaagacaaaaaaaatGGCAT
Encoded here:
- the LOC105034564 gene encoding syntaxin-23 isoform X3 → MSFQDLEGASKPSMAPKTGISAVAAGIFQLNTAVAGFRRLVDAIGTSKNTSEHRQALQDARRRIGQLVKETSTKLKSLTDANRDENPSKRAEEAKLARDFQAAIHDFQKAQKLAEDREAAYAPSPSRCPLPTSSGAEENVKEDGDEEGRLLLWEQKRQKHVHTALQRLALGYWFGIFRVLLGVGNLRHSTGYPSSCPHHVPISCLARMISLLYFGIITGYYKHIICTY
- the LOC105034564 gene encoding syntaxin-21 isoform X1, whose amino-acid sequence is MSFQDLEGASKPSMAPKTGISAVAAGIFQLNTAVAGFRRLVDAIGTSKNTSEHRQALQDARRRIGQLVKETSTKLKSLTDANRDENPSKRAEEAKLARDFQAAIHDFQKAQKLAEDREAAYAPSPSRCPLPTSSGAEENVKEDGDEEGRLLLWEQKRQEILSLDNEIAFNEAVIEEKDQGIKAINYDVEQVNEIYRDLAVLLHGQRVTIDDIDKHMEETSASTAQAKTELRKAPKNTRSRSLWAKTCAHGTTEISFGLLVWDLPSVVGRW
- the LOC105034564 gene encoding syntaxin-22 isoform X2; the protein is MSFQDLEGASKPSMAPKTGISAVAAGIFQLNTAVAGFRRLVDAIGTSKNTSEHRQALQDARRRIGQLVKETSTKLKSLTDANRDENPSKRAEEAKLARDFQAAIHDFQKAQKLAEDREAAYAPSPSRCPLPTSSGAEENVKEDGDEEGRLLLWEQKRQEILSLDNEIAFNEAVIEEKDQGIKAINYDVEQVNEIYRDLAVLLHGQRVTIDDIDKHMEETSASTAQAKTELRKAPKNTRSRSLWCCWALVIFVIVLVILLLVLIMYQ